Sequence from the Panicum virgatum strain AP13 chromosome 5N, P.virgatum_v5, whole genome shotgun sequence genome:
TTTCCGTTCTACCGGGATAAACTCGAAAATGTGAAATGCCCAGCTAAAAATAGGTAACTTCATCAAGCTGCTCTTAAGTATGTACTTGATATATCCTAAATAGCCTTTCCGCAGTGCAAGATCCCACAAGTACATCCAGTCAACTTCAGTCCTGTGGTTAGCAAATAACAATACACGCCTTTTTGGAGTCACATTTTCACCAGAGAAGACAACCTTGGTTTTGTTTATCTTCTCAAACAAGAATGGCCATAAAGATAACCAAATTCCAAACAGAATGGAAGTCGCCTTTCGGCTGTAATGCACGCTGAACAGCCGCACAACAAAAGTAGTTATAGGGGCCAAGTAGACTATCAATAAGAATGCTGTTGACAGTATAATCGCTACACATGCTACACCACGGCAACGCCTCATGAGGGTCAATGGACGGTGCTTTGGTCCATTGTTCAGAATGGGCCGGCTAACATGATGCACTCCCTCCTCTCCATTGACATGATGCTCTTGGGAACCATTTGAGCCATTCATCCTTCACGGCTAAGACTGAATCCTTAGCAGGATTTAAGATTTCAAAACAGGGCTAAAACCCAGCACCGCTGATTATCTAAACATCATGAAGGGTAGGAGAAACGATAACtgcaaaaaaaatcaacatTACTGATCAGATGTAAGCATGCTGTTGCCATTCAAGACTTGAGAGTTAGCACAGTTTGCTTGAAAGAAACACTATCACTTAATTTCAGTTCCATCAGAAGCTTAGCACTATTGAAAGGTGACCGCCAATAATGGCCAACACTACCGATCAGATGTAAGCATGCTGTTGCTATTCAAGAAATGGTATCACTTAATTTCAGTTCCGTCAGAAGCTTAGCAATATTGCAAGGTGACCGCCAATCATGGCCAGCAACAATCTGCCGTTACAGGACATGACATCACCTTTATGCATATTAGTGTGAAAACACATGATTCACATACACAAACCCAGGCTTTCTATTATCTCATCATCTCCGTAACTCTGCATGAGGCTGCACAATCACAGACACATGGCTGTATGGCTGAGTATCTAGCGAGTAGGGACAGATTTCCACTTTTCCATCGAATCTCAACTCTCGGGATGATTAGTAGCTTTAGTGTATCCATGCAAGTTTAGAAACGCCATCCAACACGGCAGTTATTGCCCTCAAAAATCAGTTATTGCACTGGTCCTACGCTATCTTTAATAGGGGGTTGGTTACATCTACAACCGAAATGGAAGCCGAGCCTTTCATGGTTCAAAAAAGCTTGCAGATGACTAAATCCTAGCTCCAATTGGGAAGACCACATGGAAGCAACCACCCAGAATACGCAACTCAACCACTCGGCTGACAGCTACCAAACTATCAGCTCTAGACCCAATTGACGCCTTTAGGGCATCTGCAGGAGTCGCGACACTCCATCAGATACAACAATTATTGCACAAGTCATCACCCCAAATCCAATTATCCAAATCAAACTCTACTACTCAGGATGAAATAACAATATACCAAAAATGCCACAAAACCATCTATGTCGTATTGCGCGGCATGTATGTCAAGCACGCACAGGACAAATGAAAGATCCCTGTTTTTTGGACTGCATGGAATAGAAGGACTAACGTAAACTGTAACGCCGGAAACAATCATTGATGCAGTTCAGCTATATTGAAAAGTAATTGGTGTACCGTGGTTCTCTATGGCTCCACTAATTATGAACCATAAAACCACACCAGAAAGCTAATCTACTTCTGCAAAGTACCATCAAGATATTGCACAAATATGTTGTATTAACTACCCTCCCCACATTCAAACATATCAGGAGAACCGCCTTTCCTGTTTGGCAGTTCTGCACGTGTTCAGAAACACAAATCTCTTTTGCAAGCAAGCATAGAGTGCAAAGATAAGCATATCCACACGATCTACCTATCTGCGAAATCAGTAGAAGGAATATCACAATTCCATGCCTAATCCTCCTTTCGCAGAAATTCCAACTCTACATACCCCTAACAGGGGAAATTCAGCCTCTTCAATACTTAGGGTGCTCCATCATGTGTCCACCCATGGGCAACAGTAGTTGCACCTCCATGTTAGATTCAGAGTGCTCAAACAACTCACGGCGATACACCTAACCAACTCATCACGGTTGCTCTGTTAGCTCACAGAAATCGCTTTAACCCAAGAAACACCAATTAACAATCCTAGAGACAAGAATTCGCCCCCGAGAGCCCAGCATCGCCGAATCGGCCGGCCCAGACGCCGACCTCGAACCTTAAAGCGAACAAGATCGCCGACTAGCCGCCGTCCAAGCGCAGGACTGGAGTGCTTGAAAGAAAGGATGAACAGCAATAGGGTGCAGCGAGTCAGAGATGCCATACCAGGGGGAGAATTGGTCGCCGCCGGGAGCCGGGGGAGGGCCGACCTGGATGCGGCCGTGAATTTCGATGGGATCTGCGGGGTCCCTCCGCTcagggcggcggagggggaCAGGGGAGCACGAGGGGATCCCGGGGTCGCACCACGCGATAGGAACAAGGGGCAGGCACACTGGAGCCGCGCCCCCGGGGCGAGCGGAGCTTTATACTGCGCACGCGCTCTAATCGTCAGTCCACTGCAGGCAGCCGCTGGCCGTAGGTGgtggctgcagcctgcaggtagGCCGCCCTCGCCACGggcggccgcccgcgcgcgtcgCGACGCTGGGGAGCGGGGCTGCGGGGGGTGGGCTGGCCGGCTGCCCGGCTGGGCATGGGAGTGTGTGGCCTTGCGGGTTCGTTCGTCATGGTCCACTCTGCCGGCTCCTTTGTCAGGCAGGAGTACAGTGAATAGTGACattttgaccgttaattacggtgtcaaataaaatcagtttacaaaaccaactctagAACCCCGCGTTAGtgactctgaagaatctaacgagGCCTTTGACGCGCGATGTAGAGGATAATTACTGTAGcagatcatcaattaattactatcattaaattcgtcgcgaaaagttacacccatttctgaaaaatttttacaaatagacttcatttagcacaCCATGCATGCGATATTATTTTGTAGCGCTAGCTAGCGCTTTGAAAGCAAGGCCAGAATTCTTCCGTTGCCACGGCGTTGTCGGAGAGTTGGGCGAGAGCGAGACTTTCCGCCGCGGGGCCCAGGGTCGGTTCCGTGCCGTGTGACTTGTGTGGTGTGAGGCCCGGCTACAGTATTTTAGCATTATTGGGCCCAACTCTTGGACGTGTGTGGGGTGAGTGAATCGGACCCACGAAACTCTCAGAGCAAGGAATATGGCCCATGAAATATAATATGCCTTTGAGCCATGAATTATTATATATAGCATGCGTCGTCCGATGATAAAAAAACAACAACACATTATTCACAAAGATGATATTTGCACACACAAAGGTCACCACGGGAGGGCAGACAAAGTAGAGTTGAAGAGAACACCGCAGAGGCCAGAGGGGTAGTGAGGTAGTTACACACTCCTACCGCGGTAGAATCCTAGTGGAAAAGGGTTAAGTCATGTTAGGTTTGCTGTTGCACAAGACTTGTCACATCGTTTTTGGCTGAGGAGACTAGTTAGAGCAGAACGGAATATATaagtgtttgcattttttttttctaaattcagTAGTGGAATCGAGAATTATTCATCCTGGTTTGATTTATataatttgctatatttaaaaAGATCCTTAATCGGTCGTAATGCCATTTGTGAGCATATATAGATTGCTGTGGTTCATACGCAAGCACAATTTTACCAAAATACATACAAAAGAACAAAAGCCGAATAATCAAACTATGCTACACATGTACTACGTACATTGAAGTTCACAAGTGAAGGGGGTTCGAGCGTTCGCTCAATGGTTTAAAGGTGCTGTTGAGCAGCTTGGATTCCAACAACTAACTATTAGCTGTGCTAGAGCATCTAGCTAACGGCTAAGTTTTACCTGGGGTGATAAATAGACAATGACTGATCTATTAGCTGTGGATCTCAACAAATATTTTAGCAGCTAATCGTTAGTTAGGAGTGATCTAAACgggacctttttttttttctattgatCTATGGTCGGCCTCCTAAGTTCAAGTTTATGAGTAGTATAGTCAAAATTTGATTCCACATTCCCGTTAATTAAGTTGGCAAGTCTCCAATTCAAACCTTGCCTTAAAAGAAAGAATAATAATCACATGTTTTCCTAGACAgggggaaagaaaagaaaaccctAGCGGCCGTACAGCTGCGCCGCCGCAATCTTCCTGGTGGTCTCCTCTCTCTGACCTGTAAACACCCAGGATCTCCGGCTCTGCGCACTTCCCTCAATGCCCCTCCCCGCTCCTTTATTTCTTGGTTTACAAGCCAAAAGATCTCAGCGCCCGGCGCACGCCTCGGCTCCTTCCTGCCCTCCCGCGAGCATCGCAGCCGTCCACGCACACGCCCCGACCGTCTCCGCGACGTCGGATCGTGTACGCGCCGGGGTTCGGGCGGGCATGTACGAACGTGGTAGCCGCCGCGACCGAACGAAAAGGGAAGCAACCGCGGCGCGAGCTGTCGAATTGTCCCGGGTCATATCCCTGGTCCGCCTGTTCAATTTTTTGCATTTCCAAAGTAATCCCTGTGTTGGTCAAATGGGTCCCTGCGTTAGTGCGTTCTGGCGGTGGCGTGGCATTTACGCCATTTCTCGTTCAGCTGAGGGTTGAAGTGCAAAATATCCACGCCAGGGGGAAGGCTTCGTGCTGTACTCCACTGCTCTCCTTCCTATATTAGGCTCCCCCCGGAAGGCGAGGAGGCACCTCGCCCTCgtccccgtccgccgccgcgtgTTTGGGAAGCGAGCAAACCGCTCCTCCCCACCCTTGCTGTACCATTGCCCCGCGCGCACCCCACGTCGACGCGATCGAGGGAGTTCGGGCTGTTGCGAGTGAGAGATGGCGAGCAGCGGCTTGTTGCTGTTGCGCCGGGCCGCCGAGGCGGTgcgccgcacgccgcgctgGCAGAAGAGGCTCGTCTTCTTCACCGTCGGGTACGTCCATCGGCTTCATCTCCCCTATGCATTCCCCCTTTTTTTCGTCTACAGCTTTTCCCATCCCCGCTGCTGGTTGATTGATCCGtgtgcctcgccgccgtcgtggtgCCTTTTTGTGAGGCCGCGCCGTGTGCTTTGGTTCATTCTGCCGACCCTTGCACAGTTCGTGGCGCGGGCCGGGGCAACAGAATTAAGTAGAGTTTTATTGTTTATCGCGTTTGTTGGGCTGGTCGATTGAGATTTAAATTGCTTCGATATGAGACGACTTGTAAGTTGTAACTAGGCAACTCTGTTACGGAATCGTAGATCTCTTCGTTTCTTAAAACCACACTGCGTTGATTCATACTGTCTGACGCTGTTCAATGTGTTATACGGCCTGATATAGTTAATATCCAATCTTGCTGTACGTTATATTAGGGAGTTGCACAAGAATTCTGTGATATATTGAATTAGCATTCTAGCAAATTGCTTTAATATAGAAGATGTGCAATGTACGTACTAGACCAGGCAGTAAGTGTTCTAGGTATATTTAAGTTGATTGCGGTGTCTACCTGTTTCCGATGAGAATGGTATTATGTACATGTACTTACATATTATGTACGGAAATGCCATATTGCTTATTATTATTGCCCATCTGGATGAACGAGAAGGTAGAAGATGAAATTCTTCCTTTACTTTTCTTTCATATAATATATCTGGAAATGTGATTCTAAAATGCAGTAGTATATTGTAGCTGTCATACTTCAATATTCTACCACCTTGTGATGCTTATTGAGTTCCTGTAGTTTGGTCAGCTTTTGTTTGCACATAATACTTTGGTTTTAGTCTCGGAGCAACAGATTtagcagatttttttttctgtttggcTCATTGTGCGAACTTTTAAATTTCTTTGATTGATGATGACCAACTCTGCAACTCTGTTACATCTCCCTACGCCTGTTCATTGTTATGTTCTTTGTTTATTAAGACCACACCGTGTTGATTGATGAAGTCAGTGTTGACTGATGAAAACATGTTAAAAAATGTGCTAAAGGCCTGTTAATATGGATCCAATCATTTCCCCATTTGCTGTATCCAATTTTGTTATTGTGAATTAGTAATGCAGCAAATTAATTGGTTTTTGTGAATAACTATTAATGAAAATGCAAATCAGATCATGCTTCCATATTGCATAGTTCATCCTTTTTGTCAATTAAAATAACTACGTATGAAATGCAAATCAGATCATGCTTCCATATTGCATAGTTCATCCTTTTGTGCGGATTAAAAAAACCTGACACATGGGTGTCCATATTAGATGACTTGAATGCGCTCTTAGATATTTTCGTTGATTATAGTGTCTACCATTTGCTCATGAGAATGGGACTGCCATATCTGTACTGCAATGATATATTTATGTGCTTTGATCATCTAGATAACGTGATGGTAGAAGGGGAATTTCTTCCTACGATAAGGTAGCCAAGGGTTTTCAGCAGTTCGCAATTGCTCTATGTGTTGCATAATGTACTTAATAAAATAATCTTTAGCCATTGTACTAGAATACTTTTATGAATCCCAGAAGTGACTATTTGTAAATAACCCAGAAATAGTGTAGGGAAACTCCACCTTAGATGTTGCTGCAACCCTACAGGCGCCATTCACTCCTTTTACTTCATTTTAATTGCTATTCTATATTTCAGGACTGACACTTCTGTTCTTAACCTTTTGTAGAGTTGGAACCTTGACTTATGCTTGTCAAGATAATCAGGTTCTTCAAATTTGTGATGGGACCGGAAAAAAGAAGGTGGTTATCCTTGGAACTGGGTGGGCAGGAGCAAGTTTCTTGAGAAATATTGACACATCTTTGTATGATATCCATGTGGTATCACCTCGCAACTACTTCACCTTCACTCCTTTGTTGCCAAGCGTGACATGTGGCACAGTTGAAGCACGTAGTATCGTGGAGCCAGTTCGCAATATTGTGAGAAAGGTATTTCCTTATCAATGGGGAATATGCACTAAATTTATAGCACTTATGGCTGATTGTCATCTTATTTTGTTTTTCTTCCGTATTAGTAGTATATATGATATATTCTGGACCATACCATTGATATGCATAATAAAATGCTAGAGTTCCACATCTTATGTCCGTATATCATTCTGTAGAGAAATGGTGCATTCCGGTTTTGGGAAGCTGAGTGCTTCAAGATTGATCCAGCAAACAAAAAGGTCCACTGCAGATCAGATGTTGGGACAAATATTGATGGAAACGGTGAATTTGTTGTGGATTATGATTACCTGATTGTCAGTGTTGGGGCTAGACCGAATACTTtcaacaccccaggtgttaccGAGAATTGCCATTTCCTAAAGGTAAGTACCATGTAAGGTCTAGTGAAGAAATGGAATCCTTACATTGAATTGATAAACTAAGCTATTCTTTAGAGCAATTTGCCATCTTTTTGTTTATGCCAACATTACCAGGGGTACAAAATTTCTTATTTTCCTTGGTGTACCTGCTACTTTGTGTATTCGTTGTCTCATACCATGTCAAGTTAACTTGGTAGGGCTAggcatttatttatttgtttattaTTTTCAATCAGTATGTTCCTTTGACTGCTGCAGTAGGGTAATAGATTCGGTCTACTGGCATCTCTTCATCATAATTTATTGCTTTTGTTTCTCTTAATGTAACATGTATAATGGTGCAAAAGCTTTCTATATATTTTGTACAATGGAATTCCTTTTGATAGAGTGTCACTACTGTAGGAAGTAGAAGATGCTCAAAACATCAGGAAGAGTGTCTTGAAATGTTTTGAAAGAGCCTCCCTTCCAAACATTTCTGAGGAAGAGCGGAAGAAGAATCTTCATTTTGTTGTTATTGGTGGTGGCCCAACGGGAGTAGAATTTGCTGCAGAGTTGCATGACTTTGTGAAAGAAGACTTGGCAAAGTTGTATCCTGATGTTAGGAAGTATGTTAACATTTCAGTAATTGAAGCAGGTGGTCATATCCTTACAATGTAAGTCCTTTAAATGCTTCGTAGCCCCTTTCATGTCTACTTCCATCGATCTAGTTATTCCACAGAATGGGGAGGCAACCAATAAAGTGGTTACAATctccttcctcttttcttttccataAAGAACAAAAAGTGTTTATGAAAATTTGGTGTCAAGTATTTGATGCTTTTATGCAGCATTTCTTATGTTTATGCAGTTGATATGAGCTGTTCAAAAAATATCATGTCAATGTTTAACCGTATACTATTATATGCATAATGCACCTTTTGCCCCCAGATAACTTCTGTTGTGATCCTTTTCGTTTCATGGTTTGTTTAGGTTCGACAAAAGAATCACCCAATTTGCAGAAGAGAAGTTCAAGAGGGATGGTATAGATTTGAAGACAAATTTTAAGGTTGTGAAGGTGTCTGACAAGGATATTACCATGACCAATCCTGCAACAGGAGAGATTGCTATTCCTTATGGCATGGCTGTTTGGTCAACTGGAATTGGAACCCGTCCCATAATTATGGATTTCATGAAGCAAGTTGGTCAGGTATTTTATCTGGTTCTCCTACATCCAGGGGGTGAAAAACGTATTTCGTTCTACCACTTGTTATAAGTTCAGTATCAATAAACTCTTGCAGGGGAACCGTCGTGTGCTAGCTACTGATGAGTGGCTCAGGGTTCAAGGGTGTGCAGATGTATATGCTCTTGGTGATTGTGCAACGATAGCTCAAAGAAAAGTTATGGTATGTTCATTCTACtcattttttaaaaacattATGTTACTTATACCGAAAACCACATCAAGGTTTGGGATGTATGTTTATCAGAATCACTATTCATTTCCTTCTCTTTTAGTTCAAAGTGACACCTGCGTCTAGCTTGTTCTGTTAGAAAGGCAATTGTGTGTATCAGCCTTACTTTTCATAAACTGTCTAATTTGATCTACCAACATTTTCTGGTATTTTCACAAACGAGAAGAACCAAATAGAATTGTGTTATTATTCTCTTGAGTTCCAAACTACCAGATTTCCTAAGTTCAAGTTTTCGGTCATATTTTTTTCCTCGAACGTTCTCGGTCATATTCTTTGATCTGTTGATAGATGCTTCAACAAGGTCATGTTAATTCCTACTCATTGGTTACTCTATTACTGTTTTGTGAATACAAATATTTGTACAAAATATATTTCTTCTTGTGCTAGCTAGTGCTTGTTATGTGCTTTCATATTTATTGGGCTGTATTAATTGATTTTCAGGAAGTGTCTGCAATGTCTCGAGTAGCAGGCTTAAACTAGCATTTGTGTTTAGAGTGTTCTTAGTTCTGACATATTTATTTGGTCATTAATATTTTCAGGAAGATGTTGCTGCCATATTCAAAGTAGCAGACAAGGATAACTCTGGTACTTTAACtgtgaagaaaataaaagatgttcTTGGAGACATCTGTGAGAGATATCCACAAGTGGAGTTGTATCTTAAATCCAACCAAATGAAGGGCCTCCATGATCTACTCAAGGACTCGGATGGCAACTCCAAGGAGTTGAAAGAACTGGACATCGAGCAGTTCAAAAAGGCTCTTGCTCAAGTGGATTCTCAAGTCAAGATGCTCCCAGCAACAGCTCAGGTAATGCACATGTAGCATTAGAGCCGAGTAACTCATAGTCCAGAGTGGCAATATAACTTCTACGCTCTCTGTGCTGATGTTGTATAAGAATACTTGTTGGTGCTTCAGGTTGCTGCACAAGAGGGATTATATCTAGCAAAATGCTTCAATAGGATGAAGATTTGTGAAGAAAATCCTGAGGGTCCTTTGAGGATCAGAGGTTCAGGGCGTCATCGGTTCAAACCTTTCAGGTTGGTCTTCCATGCTTGTGATATGCATCTGCAACGGGAACAGCTCAATAGTtttttaaattacagaattctGTCGAAAACATACACGGAATTTTGTTGTATTTGATGTACGAGGTGCACAAATGACAGTTGTTGGCACAATGTGTAACTGATATTAGTACCGTTTTGTGTGGCTATGATTGATCTTCCAGAACCAAGCGGTAACTAATCTGTTGTTGTGTGACCTACAGGTACAGGCATCTTGGCCAATTTGCACCACTGGGTGGAGAGCAAACAGCTTATCAATTGCCGGGCGATTGGGTACATGTTGGCCACAGCACCCAATGGCTGTGGTATTCTGCCTATGCAAGGTATGTATTACACACTTCTGTACGCCTTTGGTCAGGCTCTCACACATCTGACAGAATGCTGGTTTTCCTGGTCATTTGCTCTTTGTTAAATACAGCATGCAATTCAGCTGGCGCACAAGGATGCTGGTCGTTTCAGATTGGGGGAGGCGGTTCATCTTTGGAAGGGACTCCAGCAGCCTATAAATTCCTATCGGCTGATTCCGTAGTTGAATTCCTAAGTAATAGTTCGTCGAAAAAAATTCCTAAGTAATATTCTAGATGCTACTACTTGCATCAGTTTTGCTGCATGCCCCACTTTTTTTCTAAGCCTAGCCTAGCAAGGTTTTTTATACCAAATTTTGACCTTGCCAGTTTTGTTACCATGTGATCCACTACGATGGTTCGGAGAGTATTCCTGGCTTACTTGGGATACATGTTTTTGCGAGGATATGTTTTTGATATAGTGGAATGTGTGCTTTAGCTATATCTTACTTGTTTTTCATCTTTTTTCAAATTTCCATTTCGCTGTAACTTGGAACCACGAGTGTAGCATGCAGATGATTGGATAGACCTTAAGCTGTTGCACATGCATAGGAGAAAAGAGACTTTGATCGGGTTGAGGGGGTTGACCACAGCACGGGCCATATCATCAAACCAGTAAAGCCGTAGACCTGGAGCTCCTGCTCAATGCTCGAGTTCAACATGACATTCACTTATACCAGTAGCCTGTGGCATTTTGCTTCTACCTGACCCGGCAGGCCGTACAACATACAAGCATGGCGTTTGTTCAGACTCCAGACACACGAGGCGGCCCCTGCAGTCACAGCAGGTCGTCCTGGTTGGGCTTGGGCGAGGTGAGCAGCGCGGTGTAGAGGCGGAGCTTCTCCTCCCCCAGCGACGAGCACCGCGAcagcggccgccgcgggcggaTGAAGGACAGCGACGCGAGCGTCTTGCGGTGCTTGTACCTCCGCCACGCGAGCTGCACGGCCACGGCCGCCCACGTCCGCCACCCGGGCGAGTAGTAGCGCGCGCTGCGCCGCACCCTGTCGTTGGTGAAGGTGTAGCGGAAGTTGCGCGTCACGTACCTGACGTCCGCGGCGTCCAGCCCGAACGCCTCGGTGCTCTCCAGCGTCGCCAGCGTGGACGACGACGCCGGCAGCCGCTCCAGGAACGGCCGCCGCAGGCACCACGACAGCAGCTCGTCGCCGCTGAAGTTGCCCGGGCCCAGCGTGCACCGGCTCGTGGCGCCGGTCCGGAGCGCCTGGCTGCTCTGCAGGTGCCCGCGCACGATGAACAGCATCCGCCTCACCGGGTCCCCTTCCCTGACGATCTGCTCGAGTTTGAAAACGGAGATCACTTCGCTGTTGGTTTGTGCCGTTGCATTGCTTCCAAAATTGCAGTAGTAAAGGGTAGGGAAGATCGTGCTCATGCGCTTACGACTTCTCCTTTGGGGAGTATGAGGGACTTTGTAACATCCCAGGTTTTGGAAAAATTGGAATTTCGGAAACTccgggttcaaaaaccggaaccTCCGGTTTTACTCTGCTCCGGTGGGCAGAGCACGAATCGCGGCGCGCCGCAcattgccaccgccgccggccatcctcgtgcCACGCACCGGCCATCCTCGTTCCGTGCACGTCCTTATCCCCTGAGGAGCTGCTGTGTTCTTCTTTTCattctcttcttcctcgagcTCAAGCCGAGCTGAGCCGCCCTGTCGCCGCTCCGGCCATCTCCGGCCGCCGTTCGTCGATTCCTCCCACCAGCATCTGCCGAGCCTCGTCCTCCACCCATCCATGAGCCCATTTGAGCTGTTCCCCGACCGAAATCGATTCCCCACGGCCGCCACCGCTTGAAACTCTGCCTCACGCGTCGAGCTCCATTCTCCGGCCTTTCTCCGCACGACCTGAGCTCGGGGTAAGCATCACGGCATCCCCCTCGACCTCTCCAGCAATTTCTTCTTCCATTCTGGGCGTCGCGCGCATGCCATGGCAAAGACCGGCTGAAACCGGAACCGCCGGTTTCAGAAACCGGAACTTCTGGTTTTGGCATGACAAGTGCCTAAAACCGGAACCTCCGGTTTGAAATTCCGGAACCTCCGGTTTTGTCAGGGTTGCATATCTAAAATGttatctcatgtatatctttttacgcatatcatttcatgcagTTTATTTTATGCACAATCGTAGCATTGCACTAACGCATGCATTTCAtccatgcattatagtgaccgaatcATCGGAGGTTGAAACCatggagcccaccgagtccgttgagcctgaacccgaAGTCCAGTTCGCGGTCGAGCCCGAAGCTAGccgaggcaagcagctaagcatgaatcCTTGATCCTATTTAACCTGATTTAATTAGTTATCCCACCGaataatgttgggttatatatattatgtatatattgcattcttgtatcTATCTGCGTgcattatccttccttgatttgtcatccttgttcttggcactagttagttagttaattacttaacttgactagatgcttagccctgcttagaatatttATATcgctcgctagacaggaatagTTTGGAAGATCACATTTACCGGTAACCCTTGATCGCACGGGCCCGGCTTGGTTGTATGGTCTGGTAGTATCGAGGTTCGAGCGGAATGCTAGGGCCTAGaaaatgaagtcacatgggtaTAGTCTGCTTGGATCGATCTTGAGCACcttttcgtgctaccacatatccaatataatggtacggatgagccaattaccttctttgacttgatcattgatgtacagttctagatacgtggctacgggctatgcagagaggcttagtgtatcccaggtggacctatgtgtagaaaagtttagagatgtccctggtggaactaatTTTCTACTCataagctaggtgtgaggttcaatgatcgagccatgttgggaacggttgacacgagtacccccttatccaactttggccggttgggtgagtcgcatgatccttgcgtcgtgtgggtaaagtagtacacccttacaaggttataatcaattcgaattgccgcgctctcggatatgagcaagctcttggttcgtcgaattctTCATAGAGAATTTCGGTATTGTTGGCTTTGGATTCATGTCATATCGAGGATCTATTATAGATtatgttactctcttaatcaactaaaactgtttgtgggttgggcaagattaattaagtttgctaggtgatagtctagACAGCTCATgtttatgcaataattacttaaccctaaagtctttacttgagcctttgcataatccttgtttatttaatcgcgtaagtcttgcgagtatctttgtactcagggtgcttctaGCCCTAGTTGCATGTGAACcgaaagtggtgttcggccacttctaccccg
This genomic interval carries:
- the LOC120676808 gene encoding external alternative NAD(P)H-ubiquinone oxidoreductase B3, mitochondrial-like, with amino-acid sequence MASSGLLLLRRAAEAVRRTPRWQKRLVFFTVGVGTLTYACQDNQVLQICDGTGKKKVVILGTGWAGASFLRNIDTSLYDIHVVSPRNYFTFTPLLPSVTCGTVEARSIVEPVRNIVRKRNGAFRFWEAECFKIDPANKKVHCRSDVGTNIDGNGEFVVDYDYLIVSVGARPNTFNTPGVTENCHFLKEVEDAQNIRKSVLKCFERASLPNISEEERKKNLHFVVIGGGPTGVEFAAELHDFVKEDLAKLYPDVRKYVNISVIEAGGHILTMFDKRITQFAEEKFKRDGIDLKTNFKVVKVSDKDITMTNPATGEIAIPYGMAVWSTGIGTRPIIMDFMKQVGQGNRRVLATDEWLRVQGCADVYALGDCATIAQRKVMEDVAAIFKVADKDNSGTLTVKKIKDVLGDICERYPQVELYLKSNQMKGLHDLLKDSDGNSKELKELDIEQFKKALAQVDSQVKMLPATAQVAAQEGLYLAKCFNRMKICEENPEGPLRIRGSGRHRFKPFRYRHLGQFAPLGGEQTAYQLPGDWVHVGHSTQWLWYSAYASMQFSWRTRMLVVSDWGRRFIFGRDSSSL